Proteins found in one Plodia interpunctella isolate USDA-ARS_2022_Savannah chromosome 24, ilPloInte3.2, whole genome shotgun sequence genomic segment:
- the VhaAC45RP gene encoding uncharacterized protein VhaAC45RP, with amino-acid sequence MQAKMHVFLLFVCFYHVQANLEGPFLFFGPKSLEKYKRPALSPLEQDDLMKVYGEQAAIVVFNNQDAVPLSSGYFPRLRKMLEGQTMLVLPQDFLDVHPDYISNETQVLTLQGPWSERDAQMTETFARLQDIYGPGKVLGILGNSMSHSQAYDEPWARVKRQLTESSSPSTTTEDDRPAKSLPTFALYNATGQPGKNALLYSSSWPELRWKNGSVMVFDTPVGVATVKPTRLYTNLVVRFADGDSRDKITLEFSFKEAAGWWTAVGVDVKFGLESTGISLKAPAAPDAPTAVLGRSYHCSLPLVYTSEEATLTLSDVKMQPYMDSTNEFDDSFDCIGFTTVPIWSGLMVSFIMLIGLGISISMIWDIKTMDRFENTRGKQLTITVNE; translated from the exons ATGCAGGCCAAAATGCATGTTTTTCTCCTGTTTGTCTGCTTTTACCATGTACAAGCGAATTTGGAAggtccatttttatttttcggtcCGAAATCTTTGGAGAAGTACAAGCGTCCAGCCCTTAGTCCTCTAGAGCAGGATGACTTGATGAAAGTGTACGGGGAACAGGCCGCGATTGTGGTGTTCAATAACCAGGATGCCGTGCCGCTGTCCAGTGGATACTTCCCACGGCTGAGGAAGATGCTGGAAGGCCAGACAATGCTGGTCCTGCCACAGGACTTCTTGGACGTGCATCCGGATTATATTAGCAATGAGACTCAG GTGCTGACGCTACAAGGGCCGTGGTCGGAGCGAGACGCGCAGATGACCGAGACTTTCGCGCGGCTCCAGGACATTTATGGACCTGGGAAAGTGCTTGGGATATTAG GGAACTCAATGTCACATAGCCAAGCCTACGACGAGCCGTGGGCCCGGGTGAAGCGACAGCTGACTGAGAGCTCCAGCCCCTCTACGACCACGGAAGATGATAGGCCAGCCAAGTCACTGCCTACATTCGCTCTCTACAACGCAACTG GTCAGCCGGGGAAAAACGCCCTTCTGTATTCCTCGTCTTGGCCCGAGCTGCGCTGGAAGAACGGCTCGGTGATGGTGTTCGACACGCCGGTGGGAGTCGCCACCGTCAAGCCCACCAGGTTATACACCAATCTGGTGGTAAGATTCGCTGATGGAGACTCTAGGGATAAG ATCACCCTCGAGTTCAGCTTCAAAGAAGCAGCTGGTTGGTGGACGGCCGTCGGGGTGGACGTCAAGTTCGGGCTGGAGAGTACCGGCATCAGCCTCAAGGCGCCGGCTGCTCCGGACGCGCCCACTGCTGTTCTCGGCAGGTCGTATCACTGTTCACTGCCGCTGGTGTATACCTCTGAAGAAGCCACGCTCACTTTGTCTGATGTTAAA ATGCAGCCGTATATGGACAGCACCAATGAGTTTGATGATTCCTTCGACTGCATAGGATTCACCACCGTACCTATTTG GTCTGGCCTAATGGTTTCCTTCATAATGCTGATCGGTTTGGGCATCTCAATCTCCATGATCTGGGACATCAAGACCATGGACCGCTTCGAGAACACCCGCGGCAAGCAGCTCACTATCACCGTCAATGAGTGA
- the Rsod gene encoding uncharacterized protein Rsod codes for MNIKFSHVIPKFILLLVLLTEATNCLVLRAYISQHGLHGEIEFSQKNETLISIRTNLKPTLQYPDGVWRWTVHEFPVDYRDISETRCSEANLGRELIDLTEELGYLIIPGKDHAEFESRNSLTGINGLWGKSIVFETAERDRVICASILSTEMQYEKHAMVKFTSPIAGTLHFRWLIAPEFDEADSYIQADLYHIKAIPDKVQLTEHKWKLFVTDIFDSDRGNHEDNCNILQLVFDPDNSGDGMSVGDLDARLGLVKVATDGKIKKVKTLYKNEVLNVLRSDMEVTKRSLYVVIYDHRHSDSFLACAKLRPMDPRSTKTIINMDGIKGTIDFSQRSPFDPTWADFKLGSSDEDYESNLRFVSSMLQYNIRELPPRLLDASRINDICNTTGDLYNPTKIELQNVPPPGLGTQDQYPVGDLLGKYKDRTEYLNHKYLLPGLANELSGSYWDVFLPLQGVHSVVHRGLALVRRSKRELCGTILPYQYGTDYQVQLTSAEVIFRYPIVSRVILRQPMNKHWEDTTIIIESMIHADGSNVNNTFEHRWAIHDKPPGADFYNWTARCLSAGKVYEPHGIDIDTRHPDDYCKPGLEGLCRVGDFTTRHGMLAVAGKKANSARLTRRLFTDTVIALAGKFSIMRKSLVIYDDHGPVARGERMACSVVGSLNRRKAVVRDWFGNGEPTALSGRLELTQQSEYDLTNVQVMLDGLNDVKNYKIHVVPVERELEFPCEKTTLYDAFNPFNVNKLLSPLPTKGTADQYELGDLGSKYGLLDDFKSYEAAYNETQVSLYGPYSIIGRSVVLHKKSKDRRFACSSVERGYSPSEAREIRGIASFHHPGGFAYGYIRMTQLIHNDGSASDTVIEVKLRHPGVRDRNLTMNHNWNVFVNPVGVDAAVKVTNTRCVAAGYRWNPYFTQLADPLNHDLYNQECGADNPLRCDVGDLTARLGTINIGGDRQMFVDSNLPLEGRVSAMGRAVVIFGPERSAERFACANIEPDKDIVKTFNINKPPRFVLGQFLSEVRRVMGVPEWMVGVDSRRTKALHSGACLQVLLHFSGPQANRLELDFTKLLASGRLESPSIFIPGFVDTKRKKTTSYRQCGVTDPNETKKTSFFSRSLNPSSSVRMSATATIIVVLLSIPMLIIPRQIN; via the exons atgaacATCAAATTTAGTCACGTTATACCAAAGTTTATTCTTCTATTAGTTTTGTTAACTG AGGCGACAAACTGTCTAGTACTGCGAGCGTACATATCCCAACATGGGCTCCATGGAGAGATCGAGTTCTCGCAGAAGAACGAGACCCTCATCAGCATCAGAACCAACCTGAAGCCGACCCTGCAGTACCCTGACGGCGTCTGGCGATGGACCGTACACGAGTTTCCAGTCGACTACAGGGATATCTCTGAAACACGATGCTCTGAAGCCAATCTTGGAAGGGAACTGATAGATCTCACAGAAGAATTAGGTTATCTCATAATCCCAGGAAAAGACCATGCGGAATTTGAAAGCAGAAATAGCCTAACTGGAATAAATGGACTCTGGGGGAAAAGTATAGTATTCGAAACTGCAGAAAGAGATAGAGTTATATGCGCTTCTATTCTGTCAACAGAAATGCAGTATGAGAAACATGCTATGGTTAAATTTACGTCGCCTATAGCAGGAACTTTACACTTTAGGTGGTTGATAGCTCCTGAATTTGATGAAGCCGATTCTTATATTCAAGCAGatttatatcatattaaaGCTATACCCGATAAAGTGCAACTGACTGAGCATAAATGGAAGCTATTTGTGACGGATATTTTCGATTCGGACAGAGGCAACCATGAAGATAATTGCAATATTCTACAATTAGTTTTTGATCCTGATAATAGTGGAGATGGAATGAGTGTAGGCGATTTAGATGCTCGTCTTGGGCTTGTGAAGGTAGCAActgatggaaaaataaaaaaagtgaagACGTTGTACAAGAATGAAGTGTTGAACGTGTTGAGAAGTGACATGGAGGTGACGaagcgtagtttgtatgttgtGATATATGATCATCGGCATTCTGATAGCTTCCTAGCTTGTGCCAAGTTGAGGCCGATGGATCCAAGGAGTACAAA GACGATTATAAACATGGACGGAATCAAAGGCACAATCGACTTCTCCCAGCGTTCCCCATTCGACCCGACCTGGGCTGACTTCAAACTGGGCTCCTCTGACGAGGACTACGAGTCCAACCTGCGGTTTGTCAGCTCCATGCTCCAGTACAACATCAGAGAACTACCCCCGAGGCTTCTGGACGCCAGTCGTATCAACGACATCTGTAATACAACGGGAGACTTGTATAACCCAACGAAGATTGAGCTTCAAAATGTGCCACCTCCAG GCCTTGGAACCCAAGACCAGTATCCCGTGGGAGACCTCCTGGGGAAGTACAAGGACCGGACAGAGTACCTCAATCACAAGTACTTGCTGCCAGGGTTGGCTAACGAACTGAGCGGGTCCTACTGGGACGTCTTCCTGCCTCTTCAGGGGGTACATAGTGTGGTGCATCGGGGACTAGCGTTGGTTAG GCGATCGAAACGTGAGCTGTGCGGCACGATCCTCCCCTACCAGTACGGCACCGACTACCAGGTGCAGCTAACCTCAGCTGAGGTCATCTTCCGGTACCCCATCGTCAGCAGGGTCATATTAAGGCAGCCCATGAACAAGCACTGGGAAGACACCACGATTATCATCGAGAGCATG ATCCACGCCGACGGTTCAAATGTGAACAACACCTTCGAACACCGCTGGGCCATCCACGACAAACCTCCAGGCGCTGACTTCTACAATTGGACGGCAAGGTGCCTCAGCGCTGGCAAGGTGTACGAGCCACATGGCATAGACATTGATACTAGGCATCCTGATGATTACTGCAAGCCGGGATTGGAAGGTCTTTGCAGAGTTGGGGATTTTACCACAAG ACACGGCATGCTGGCCGTGGCCGGTAAGAAGGCAAACAGCGCTCGACTCACGCGCAGACTGTTCACGGATACCGTCATAGCTCTGGCGGGAAAGTTCTCCATCATGAGGAAGTCGCTGGTCATTTATGATGACCACGGGCCGGTCGCCAGGGGAGAGAGGATGGCTTGTTCTGT cGTGGGCAGCCTCAACCGCCGCAAAGCCGTGGTCCGCGACTGGTTCGGTAACGGCGAGCCGACGGCGCTCTCCGGCAGACTGGAGCTGACGCAGCAGTCCGAGTACGACCTCACCAACGTCCAGGTCATGCTCGACGGCCTGAATGACGTCAAGAACTATAAGATACATGTG GTGCCAGTTGAAAGAGAATTGGAGTTTCCTTGCGAGAAGACTACACTTTATGACGCTTTCAATCCTTTCAATGTTAATAAGTTGCTCAGTCCACTGCCAACTAAAG GAACAGCAGACCAGTACGAGCTCGGCGACCTCGGCAGCAAGTACGGTCTACTGGACGACTTCAAGAGTTACGAGGCTGCTTACAACGAGACACAGGTCTCCCTGTACGGGCCCTACAGCATTATAGGGCGCTCTGTTGTGTTGCATAAGAAG AGCAAAGATCGTCGCTTCGCCTGCTCCTCCGTCGAGCGCGGCTACAGCCCCTCAGAAGCCCGGGAGATCCGAGGCATCGCGTCATTCCACCACCCTGGCGGCTTTGCGTATGGGTACATCAGAATGACTCAGCTGATACACAATGACGGCAGCGCCAGTGACACTGTTATTGAAGTCAAATTGAGGCACCCTGGAGTTAGGGATCGAAATCTT ACAATGAACCACAATTGGAACGTCTTCGTCAACCCGGTCGGCGTGGACGCTGCAGTGAAGGTGACCAACACGCGATGCGTAGCGGCCGGTTACCGGTGGAACCCCTACTTTACACAATTGGCTGATCCGCTAAAT CATGACCTTTACAACCAAGAGTGTGGTGCGGACAATCCCCTACGATGTGATGTAGGAGACCTCACTGCAAGATTAGGGACCATAA ACATCGGCGGCGACCGACAGATGTTCGTGGACAGCAACCTGCCGCTGGAGGGCCGGGTGTCGGCGATGGGGCGCGCGGTCGTTATCTTCGGGCCCGAGCGCAGCGCCGAGCGCTTCGCGTGCGCCAACATCGAGCCCGACAAGGACATTGTCAAGACTTTTAACATCAACAAGCCGCCCAGATTCGTTTT GGGCCAGTTCTTGTCAGAAGTCCGTCGCGTGATGGGCGTGCCCGAGTGGATGGTGGGAGTGGACTCAAGAAGAACTAAAGCATTACACTCCGGCGCATGTCTCCAAGTGTTGTTGCACTTCAGCGGACCGCAGGCGAACCGGCTAGAACTGGATTTCACTAA GTTGTTGGCATCAGGTCGTCTGGAATCCCCCAGCATCTTCATCCCAGGGTTCGTTGACACCAAGCGCAAGAAGACCACCTCGTACAGACAGTGTGGGGTCACCGACCCCAACGAAACGaaaa aaactTCCTTCTTCTCCCGGTCTCTGAACCCATCTTCAAGTGTGCGGATGTCAGCTACTGCTACGATAATAGTAGTGTTGTTAAGCATACCAATGTTAATAATACCTCgacaaataaattga